A genomic window from Sphingomonas taxi includes:
- the kdpA gene encoding potassium-transporting ATPase subunit KdpA, whose product MTLQGWILILGFVGILLALTKPVGMWLFALYEGRRTPLHALLGPVETGFYKLAGVDPTAEQGWRRYAVHMLIFNVALMVFTYAVLRLQGMLPGNPQGLAGLSPDLAFNTAVSFTTNTNWQSYGGESTMSNLSQMLGLTIHNFLSAATGIALAFALFRGFARREAKAIGNFWADCTRVTLYLLLPLCVVYTVFLIASGVPQALAGVVDVTTLEGAKQSLLLGPVASQEAIKMLGTNGGGFYNANSAHPFENPTALTNMVQMLSIFLIGFGLTWTFGKAVGNTRQGWAILSAMVILFLAGVTVTYWQEAAGNPVLHHLGVGGGNMEGKEVRFGIAASSLFAVVTTAASCGAVDAMHDSFTALGGLVPLFNMQLGEVVIGGVGAGIYGFLLFAILAVFVAGLMVGRTPEYVGKKIESREVKLAVLAIAVLPLMILGLTALSSVLAQGLAGPLNKGPHGFSEILYAFTSAVGNNGSAFAGLTANTPYYNGLLGLAMWVGRFFIIVPMLAIAGSLAAKKHTPESAGSFPTTGGLWVGLLVGIVLILGGLTFLPGLALGPIADHLAMIHGQLS is encoded by the coding sequence ATGACCTTGCAGGGATGGATCCTGATCCTCGGCTTCGTCGGCATCCTGCTGGCGCTGACCAAGCCCGTCGGTATGTGGCTGTTCGCGCTGTACGAGGGGCGGCGCACGCCGCTCCACGCGCTGCTCGGCCCGGTCGAGACCGGCTTCTACAAGCTCGCCGGCGTCGACCCGACCGCCGAACAGGGCTGGCGCCGCTACGCCGTCCATATGCTGATCTTCAACGTCGCGCTGATGGTCTTCACCTATGCGGTGCTGCGGCTGCAGGGCATGCTGCCCGGCAATCCGCAGGGGCTCGCCGGCCTGTCGCCCGACCTCGCGTTCAACACCGCGGTCAGCTTCACCACCAACACCAACTGGCAGAGCTATGGCGGCGAATCGACGATGTCGAACCTCAGCCAGATGCTCGGGCTGACCATCCACAATTTCCTGTCGGCGGCGACCGGTATCGCCCTCGCCTTCGCGCTGTTCCGCGGCTTCGCGCGGCGCGAGGCGAAGGCGATCGGCAATTTCTGGGCCGATTGCACGCGCGTCACGCTCTACCTGCTGCTGCCGCTCTGCGTCGTCTACACCGTGTTCCTGATCGCCAGCGGCGTGCCGCAGGCGCTCGCCGGCGTCGTCGACGTCACCACGCTGGAGGGCGCGAAACAGTCGCTGCTGCTCGGCCCGGTCGCCAGTCAGGAGGCGATCAAGATGCTCGGCACCAACGGCGGCGGCTTCTATAACGCCAACAGCGCGCATCCCTTCGAGAACCCGACCGCGTTGACCAACATGGTGCAGATGCTGTCGATCTTCCTGATCGGCTTCGGCCTTACCTGGACGTTCGGCAAGGCGGTCGGCAACACGCGGCAAGGCTGGGCGATCCTGTCGGCGATGGTGATCCTGTTCCTCGCCGGCGTTACCGTCACCTACTGGCAGGAAGCCGCGGGCAACCCCGTGCTCCATCACCTCGGCGTCGGCGGCGGCAATATGGAGGGCAAGGAGGTGCGCTTCGGCATCGCCGCCTCGTCGCTGTTCGCGGTCGTCACCACCGCCGCCTCGTGCGGCGCGGTCGACGCGATGCACGACAGCTTCACCGCACTCGGCGGGCTGGTGCCGCTGTTCAACATGCAATTGGGCGAGGTCGTGATCGGCGGCGTCGGCGCCGGCATCTACGGCTTCCTGCTGTTCGCGATCCTCGCGGTGTTCGTCGCCGGGCTGATGGTCGGGCGCACCCCCGAATATGTCGGCAAGAAGATCGAGAGCCGCGAGGTCAAGCTCGCAGTGCTGGCGATCGCGGTGCTGCCGCTGATGATCCTCGGCCTCACCGCCTTGTCGTCGGTGCTGGCGCAGGGGCTGGCCGGGCCGCTCAACAAGGGGCCGCACGGCTTCAGCGAGATCCTCTACGCCTTCACCAGCGCGGTCGGCAACAATGGCTCCGCCTTTGCCGGGCTGACCGCGAACACGCCCTATTACAACGGGCTGCTCGGGCTGGCGATGTGGGTGGGGCGGTTCTTCATCATCGTGCCGATGCTCGCCATCGCCGGCAGCCTCGCCGCCAAGAAGCACACGCCGGAAAGCGCCGGCTCGTTCCCGACCACCGGCGGCCTGTGGGTCGGCCTGCTCGTCGGCATCGTGCTGATCCTGGGCGGGCTCACCTTCCTGCCGGGCCTCGCGCTCGGTCCCATCGCGGATCATCTCGCCATGATCCACGGTCAACTCTCCTAG
- the kdpC gene encoding potassium-transporting ATPase subunit KdpC has product MTSDFTSALRPALVLTILFAALLGIGYPLAMTGIGQTLFPAQANGSLVTAGGRVIGSTVVGQAFVSDRYFQTRPSAAGKGYDGLASSGSNLGPASKALVDRVTPDVTKRRGEGVAGPLPADLVTASGSGLDPDLSPAAALAQAPRVARVRGLPVATVRALVERQVEDSPFGDPHVNVLALNRALDAGR; this is encoded by the coding sequence ATGACTTCCGATTTCACTTCCGCGCTCCGTCCCGCGCTCGTGCTGACGATCCTGTTCGCAGCCTTGCTCGGGATCGGCTATCCCCTTGCGATGACCGGTATCGGACAGACGCTTTTCCCCGCTCAGGCCAATGGCAGCCTCGTCACCGCCGGCGGCAGGGTGATCGGCTCGACCGTGGTCGGGCAGGCGTTCGTCAGCGACCGCTATTTCCAGACGCGGCCGTCGGCGGCGGGCAAGGGCTATGACGGGCTCGCCTCGTCGGGCTCGAACCTCGGCCCCGCCAGCAAGGCGCTGGTCGATCGCGTCACGCCCGACGTGACGAAGCGCCGCGGCGAGGGCGTCGCCGGGCCGCTGCCCGCCGATCTGGTCACCGCCAGCGGCTCGGGTCTCGACCCCGATCTGTCGCCCGCCGCGGCGCTGGCGCAGGCCCCTCGCGTCGCCCGGGTCCGTGGCCTGCCGGTCGCGACGGTGCGTGCACTGGTCGAGCGACAGGTGGAGGATTCGCCGTTCGGCGATCCGCACGTCAACGTTCTCGCGCTCAACCGGGCGCTCGACGCAGGCCGTTGA
- the cobU gene encoding bifunctional adenosylcobinamide kinase/adenosylcobinamide-phosphate guanylyltransferase, whose translation MAAKTLFLGGARSGKSRLAQAAAERCAGPLHYLATAEAWDGEMTDRIARHRADRDTRWTTVECPLALPEAIAAIEDGAILIDCLTLWLTNVMLGEHDVAARSDALLAALAATPLPLFVVSNEVGLGIVPDHPLGRAFRDAAGRLNQQVATAMRQVYFVAAGMVLPLQPFPGRD comes from the coding sequence ATCGCAGCCAAGACGCTGTTCCTGGGCGGTGCCCGCTCGGGCAAAAGCCGGCTGGCGCAGGCCGCCGCCGAGCGCTGCGCCGGCCCGCTCCATTATCTCGCCACGGCCGAGGCGTGGGACGGCGAGATGACCGACCGGATCGCCCGCCACCGCGCCGACCGCGACACGCGCTGGACGACCGTCGAATGCCCGCTCGCGCTGCCCGAGGCGATCGCCGCAATCGAGGATGGCGCGATCCTGATCGACTGCCTGACGCTCTGGCTGACCAACGTGATGCTCGGCGAGCACGACGTGGCGGCGCGGTCGGACGCCCTGCTCGCCGCGCTCGCCGCAACCCCGCTGCCGCTGTTCGTCGTCAGCAACGAGGTCGGCCTCGGCATCGTCCCCGACCATCCGCTCGGCCGCGCCTTCCGCGACGCCGCGGGCCGGCTCAACCAGCAGGTCGCCACCGCGATGCGCCAGGTCTATTTCGTCGCCGCCGGCATGGTGCTGCCGTTGCAGCCGTTTCCGGGGAGGGATTGA
- a CDS encoding TorF family putative porin gives MIVYRLWGAALLCGLPASALAQPAASETAPPPAVTVSGSVGLVSDYRFRGVSQSDKDMAVQGGLTVAHESGLYVGTWASNLAGWGTFGGANMELDLIGGYRRALAPNATLDVGLTWYMYPGGADKTDFAEPYAKLTGTAGPATLTASVAYAPKQQALGRWYRTGAEAAAGVYTDRGDKKDNLYLAGDGALPIAGTPLTARAHVGHSWGNDGLGPNATSVTPTGDYWDWSLGADAHWRSLTLGLSYVDTDIGRRDAAYLQPSFSRGQDGRGSIADGAVVVGLTAAF, from the coding sequence ATGATCGTCTATCGTTTATGGGGCGCCGCACTGCTGTGCGGCCTGCCGGCTTCCGCCCTCGCCCAACCCGCCGCGAGCGAGACCGCACCGCCGCCGGCGGTCACCGTCTCGGGCTCGGTCGGGCTGGTGTCCGACTATCGATTCCGCGGCGTGTCGCAGTCCGACAAGGACATGGCGGTGCAGGGCGGGCTGACCGTCGCGCATGAGAGCGGGCTGTATGTCGGCACCTGGGCGTCGAACCTTGCCGGGTGGGGTACGTTCGGCGGCGCCAATATGGAGCTGGACCTGATCGGCGGCTACAGGCGCGCGCTCGCGCCCAATGCGACGCTCGACGTCGGGCTGACCTGGTACATGTACCCCGGCGGCGCCGACAAGACCGACTTCGCCGAACCCTATGCGAAGCTGACCGGCACCGCCGGCCCGGCGACGCTCACCGCCAGCGTCGCTTACGCGCCCAAGCAGCAGGCGCTGGGCCGCTGGTATCGCACCGGCGCCGAGGCGGCGGCGGGCGTCTATACCGACCGCGGCGACAAGAAGGACAATCTCTACCTCGCCGGCGACGGCGCGCTGCCGATCGCCGGCACGCCGCTGACCGCGCGCGCGCATGTCGGCCATAGCTGGGGCAATGACGGGCTAGGGCCGAACGCGACGAGCGTGACGCCGACCGGCGACTATTGGGACTGGTCGCTCGGCGCCGACGCGCATTGGCGCAGCCTGACGCTCGGCCTGAGCTACGTCGACACCGACATCGGCCGCCGCGACGCCGCCTATCTTCAGCCGAGCTTCAGCCGCGGCCAGGACGGCCGCGGCAGCATCGCCGACGGCGCGGTCGTCGTCGGCCTCACCGCCGCCTTCTGA
- a CDS encoding sensor histidine kinase has translation MSDAAARPDPDALLRHAAQEGRGRLKIFLGAAPGVGKTYEMLSEGAARAREGVDVVIGVVETHGRSETEALTRGYTIVPRRIVPHEGHGLAEMDIDAILARAPRLVLVDELAHSNAPGSRHAKRYQDVEELLAAGIDVYSTVNIQHVESLNDVVAGFTRVRVRETVPDRILELAEIEVVDIPPDELIERLKAGKVYLPQEATRALAHFFSKTNLSALRELALRRAAQAVDAQMLDHVRALGVGGTWAGGERVVVAVSEAAGVESLVRAAKRLADALHAPWTAVFVETPRTQAFAAVEHRQVAKVMTLATQLGGAAAAVPAQTVLAGLKAYVGEARATQLIVGKSTRSRWFELRHGSIVDRLVRETPDIAIHVLPMPAAVRGRRAAPVDRWGSRSGYVWTGAMVAAVTGVASALFHILDLGNVALLYLLPVMMAASLFGLWTGLFAGLASSIAYNFFFLPPTGTLTISNPENVVSVLVLLGIAIATSHLTARVRAQADIAAASARTNAALAGFLRQLTRLNDPVAVAQAICDEVGQLFGLHTVMLVAEGAGLAVQAANGSDYRLETMEMAAAQWAYDGGAPAGRGSATLAASQWFFQPLVTGERTLGVLGLANEAGGDPLRPDQIPLFLNLIEQATLAFERLRLEIETRDLGAMRERERLRTALLSSVSHDLRTPLTAVIAAAAQLHHGATPDLIATIEGEAARLHRFVANLLDMARVEAGALTLRMEAVDLADAVAGAAHDARRALDGHAVQLDVPPDLPLVRADQQLLHHCLLNLLDNAGRYADPGTPIRVEARHRYGVILLSVEDEGPGLPPGREAEVFDTFRRFAGSDRAIGGTGLGLAIVKAFAAAMGIGVEAANRQDRPGARFGLSFPAALIVRDMVEEGD, from the coding sequence TTGAGCGACGCCGCCGCCCGCCCCGATCCCGACGCCCTGCTGCGCCACGCCGCGCAGGAGGGGCGCGGGCGGCTGAAGATCTTCCTCGGCGCCGCACCCGGCGTCGGCAAGACCTACGAGATGCTGTCCGAGGGCGCGGCGCGGGCGCGCGAGGGCGTCGACGTCGTCATCGGCGTGGTCGAGACGCATGGCCGCAGCGAGACCGAGGCGCTGACCCGCGGCTATACGATCGTGCCGCGGCGGATCGTGCCGCACGAGGGCCATGGCCTCGCCGAGATGGATATCGACGCGATCCTGGCGCGGGCGCCGCGGCTGGTGCTGGTCGACGAACTCGCGCACAGCAACGCGCCGGGCAGCCGCCACGCCAAGCGCTATCAGGACGTCGAGGAGCTGCTCGCGGCGGGGATCGACGTCTATTCCACGGTCAACATCCAGCACGTCGAGAGCCTCAACGACGTCGTCGCCGGCTTCACCCGCGTGCGGGTGCGCGAGACGGTGCCCGACCGCATCCTCGAACTGGCCGAGATCGAGGTCGTCGACATTCCGCCCGACGAGCTGATCGAGCGGCTGAAGGCAGGCAAGGTCTATCTACCGCAGGAGGCGACACGGGCGCTCGCGCATTTCTTCTCCAAGACCAATCTGTCGGCGTTGCGCGAGCTGGCGCTGCGCCGCGCCGCACAGGCGGTCGATGCACAGATGCTCGACCATGTCCGCGCGCTCGGTGTCGGCGGCACCTGGGCGGGCGGCGAGCGCGTCGTCGTCGCGGTCAGCGAGGCGGCGGGAGTGGAATCGCTGGTGCGCGCCGCCAAGCGGCTCGCCGACGCGCTGCACGCGCCGTGGACCGCGGTGTTTGTCGAGACGCCGCGCACGCAAGCGTTCGCCGCGGTGGAGCACCGCCAGGTCGCCAAGGTGATGACGCTCGCGACGCAACTCGGTGGTGCGGCGGCGGCGGTGCCGGCGCAGACCGTGCTCGCCGGGCTCAAGGCCTATGTCGGCGAGGCGCGCGCGACGCAGCTTATCGTCGGCAAGTCGACGCGCTCGCGCTGGTTCGAGCTGCGCCACGGCTCGATCGTCGACCGGCTGGTGCGCGAGACGCCCGACATCGCGATCCACGTGCTGCCGATGCCCGCCGCGGTGCGCGGCCGCCGGGCGGCGCCGGTCGATCGCTGGGGCAGCCGCAGCGGCTACGTCTGGACCGGCGCGATGGTCGCGGCGGTGACCGGCGTCGCCAGCGCGCTGTTCCACATCCTCGACCTCGGCAACGTCGCCTTGCTCTATCTGCTGCCGGTGATGATGGCGGCAAGCCTGTTCGGCCTGTGGACCGGGCTGTTCGCCGGGCTCGCGTCGAGCATCGCCTATAATTTCTTCTTCCTGCCGCCGACCGGCACGCTGACGATCAGTAATCCCGAAAACGTCGTGTCGGTGCTGGTGCTGCTCGGCATCGCGATCGCGACCAGCCATCTGACGGCGCGGGTGCGCGCGCAGGCGGACATCGCCGCGGCGAGCGCGCGGACCAATGCGGCGCTCGCCGGCTTCCTGCGCCAGCTCACCCGGCTGAACGATCCCGTCGCGGTGGCGCAGGCAATCTGCGACGAGGTCGGGCAATTGTTCGGGTTGCACACGGTGATGCTCGTCGCCGAGGGGGCGGGGCTGGCGGTGCAGGCGGCGAACGGCAGCGACTATCGGCTCGAGACGATGGAGATGGCGGCGGCGCAATGGGCCTATGACGGCGGCGCGCCCGCCGGGCGCGGTTCGGCGACGCTCGCCGCCTCGCAATGGTTCTTCCAGCCGCTGGTGACCGGCGAGCGGACGCTCGGCGTGCTCGGCCTCGCCAACGAGGCGGGCGGCGATCCGCTGCGCCCCGACCAGATCCCGCTGTTCCTGAACCTGATCGAACAGGCGACTTTGGCGTTCGAACGGCTGCGGCTGGAGATCGAGACGCGCGACCTCGGCGCGATGCGCGAGCGCGAGCGGTTGCGCACCGCGCTGCTGTCGTCGGTCAGCCACGATCTGCGCACGCCGCTGACCGCGGTGATCGCGGCGGCGGCGCAGCTGCACCATGGCGCCACCCCCGACCTGATCGCGACGATCGAGGGCGAGGCGGCGCGGCTGCATCGCTTCGTCGCCAACCTGCTCGACATGGCGCGGGTCGAGGCGGGGGCGCTGACGCTGCGCATGGAGGCGGTCGACCTCGCCGATGCGGTCGCCGGCGCGGCGCATGACGCCCGCCGTGCGCTGGACGGACATGCCGTGCAGCTCGACGTGCCGCCAGACCTGCCGCTGGTCCGCGCCGACCAGCAATTGCTCCACCATTGCCTGCTCAACCTGCTCGACAATGCCGGCCGCTATGCCGATCCCGGCACGCCGATCCGCGTCGAGGCGCGCCATCGCTACGGCGTCATCCTGCTGTCGGTCGAGGACGAGGGGCCGGGCCTGCCGCCGGGGCGTGAGGCGGAGGTGTTCGACACCTTCCGCCGCTTCGCCGGTTCGGATCGCGCGATCGGCGGCACCGGCCTGGGGCTGGCGATCGTCAAGGCGTTCGCCGCGGCGATGGGCATCGGCGTCGAGGCCGCGAACCGGCAGGACCGGCCGGGCGCGCGCTTCGGCCTGTCCTTTCCGGCGGCATTGATCGTGCGCGACATGGTGGAGGAAGGCGACTGA
- the kdpF gene encoding K(+)-transporting ATPase subunit F gives MTLDLWLAALTALGLLLYLVAVLIRPERF, from the coding sequence ATGACGCTCGACCTGTGGCTGGCGGCGCTGACCGCGCTTGGCCTGCTCCTCTATCTCGTGGCGGTGCTGATCCGTCCCGAACGCTTCTAG
- a CDS encoding response regulator transcription factor — protein sequence MAAKILVVDDEQPIRRLLRNTLERAGYAVVEAINGREALAAVAAETPDAVLLDLGLPDRDGLELVPLIRRAGDAVILVVSARDATDQKVAALDLGAEDYVTKPFDGEELLARLRAALRHRGIDAAAASVIRRDGLEIDLDQRLVRRGGEAFHLTRKEHDVLAVLARHPGRVVTHQRILAAAWGGDDDPRVEYLRIVVRNLRLKLEEPNATGSVIANELGVGYRLLVG from the coding sequence ATGGCGGCCAAGATCCTGGTGGTGGACGACGAACAGCCGATCCGCCGGCTGCTGCGCAACACGCTCGAACGCGCCGGCTATGCGGTGGTCGAGGCGATCAACGGCCGCGAGGCGCTGGCCGCGGTCGCCGCCGAGACGCCCGACGCGGTGCTGCTCGACCTCGGTCTGCCCGATCGCGACGGGCTCGAACTGGTGCCGCTGATCCGCCGGGCGGGCGATGCGGTGATCCTCGTCGTCTCGGCGCGCGACGCGACCGATCAGAAGGTCGCCGCACTCGATCTCGGCGCCGAGGATTACGTCACCAAGCCGTTCGACGGCGAGGAATTGCTTGCTCGGCTGCGCGCGGCGCTGCGCCACCGCGGCATCGATGCGGCGGCGGCGAGCGTGATCCGCCGCGACGGGCTGGAGATCGACCTCGACCAGCGCCTCGTCCGGCGCGGCGGCGAGGCGTTCCACCTGACGCGCAAGGAGCATGACGTGCTCGCGGTGCTTGCCCGCCACCCCGGGCGGGTGGTGACGCACCAGCGAATCCTTGCGGCGGCGTGGGGCGGCGACGACGATCCGCGGGTGGAATATCTGCGCATCGTCGTGCGCAACCTGCGCCTGAAGCTGGAAGAGCCGAACGCGACCGGGAGCGTGATCGCCAACGAACTGGGCGTGGGATATCGGTTGCTGGTGGGGTGA
- the kdpB gene encoding potassium-transporting ATPase subunit KdpB, whose amino-acid sequence MARAHSKSLFTADLILPAIGDAFRKLDPRQLVRNPVMFVTAVVALLLTALLAVGSDGLTLGFKLQLVVWLWLTVLFGTFAEALAEGRGKAQAASLRDAKAELRAKLLIGVADAWELVPASRLSIGDVVLVETGDLIPSDGEVIAGVASVNEAAITGESAPVIREAGGDRSAVTAGTRVISDSIRVRVTVNPGQGFLDRMIALVEGAERQKTPNEIALTILLVGLTIIFLIAVGTVPGFAAYAGGSIPVSILAALLITLIPTTIAALLSAIGIAGMDRLVRFNVLAKSGRAVEAAGDVDVLLLDKTGTITIGDRQASEFRAVAGVSLSELAEAALLASLADETPEGRSIVTLARERFGVATARLPDDAEVIPFTAQTRISGVQIGATLIQKGAVDSILRANAGAGETAAATELRRATDEIARAGGTPLAVAMDGRLLGAIFLKDVVKAGIRERFGELRTMGIRTVMVTGDNPLTAAAIAAEAGVDDFLAQATPEDKLALIRKEQQGGKLVAMCGDGTNDAPALAQADVGVAMNTGTQAAREAGNMVDLDSDPTKLIEVVGLGKQLLMTRGALTTFSVANDVAKYFAIIPAMFVALYPGLGVLNVMGLATPQSAILSAIIFNALIIPLLVPLALKGVAYKPMAAGPLLARNLAVYGLGGLLAPFAGIKLIDLAVGGLGLA is encoded by the coding sequence ATGGCACGCGCACACAGCAAATCCCTGTTCACCGCCGACCTGATCCTGCCGGCGATCGGCGATGCGTTCCGCAAGCTCGACCCGCGTCAGCTCGTCCGCAACCCGGTGATGTTCGTCACCGCCGTCGTCGCGTTGCTGCTCACCGCCTTACTCGCGGTCGGCAGCGACGGGCTGACGCTCGGCTTCAAGCTGCAACTCGTCGTCTGGCTGTGGCTGACGGTGCTGTTCGGCACCTTCGCCGAGGCGCTGGCGGAAGGCCGCGGCAAGGCACAGGCGGCCAGCCTGCGCGACGCCAAGGCCGAATTGCGCGCCAAGCTGCTGATCGGCGTCGCCGACGCCTGGGAGCTGGTGCCCGCCAGCCGGCTGTCGATCGGCGACGTGGTGCTGGTCGAGACCGGCGACCTGATCCCCAGCGACGGGGAGGTGATCGCCGGAGTCGCCTCGGTCAACGAGGCGGCGATCACCGGCGAGAGCGCGCCGGTGATCCGCGAGGCGGGCGGCGACCGTTCGGCGGTGACCGCGGGTACGCGCGTCATTTCCGACAGCATCCGCGTGCGGGTGACGGTCAATCCGGGACAGGGGTTCCTCGACCGGATGATCGCGCTCGTCGAGGGCGCCGAGCGGCAGAAGACGCCGAACGAGATCGCGCTGACCATCCTGCTCGTCGGGCTGACGATCATCTTCCTGATCGCGGTCGGCACGGTGCCGGGCTTCGCCGCCTATGCCGGCGGATCGATCCCGGTGTCGATCCTCGCCGCGCTGCTGATCACGCTGATCCCGACGACGATCGCGGCGCTGCTGTCGGCGATCGGCATCGCGGGCATGGACCGGCTGGTGCGCTTCAACGTGCTCGCCAAATCCGGTCGCGCAGTGGAGGCGGCGGGTGACGTCGACGTGCTGCTGCTCGACAAGACCGGCACGATCACGATCGGCGACCGTCAGGCGAGCGAATTCCGCGCGGTCGCCGGGGTCAGCCTGAGCGAGCTCGCCGAGGCGGCGCTGCTCGCCAGCCTCGCCGACGAGACGCCGGAGGGCCGCTCGATCGTCACGCTGGCGCGCGAGCGCTTCGGGGTCGCCACCGCGCGTCTGCCCGACGATGCCGAGGTGATCCCGTTCACCGCGCAGACGCGCATCTCGGGCGTGCAGATCGGCGCGACCCTGATTCAGAAGGGCGCGGTCGACTCGATTCTGCGCGCCAATGCAGGCGCGGGCGAGACCGCGGCGGCGACCGAGCTGCGCCGCGCCACCGACGAGATCGCCCGCGCCGGCGGCACCCCGCTCGCGGTGGCGATGGACGGGCGGCTGCTCGGCGCGATCTTCCTCAAGGACGTGGTCAAGGCGGGCATCCGCGAGCGTTTCGGCGAGCTGCGCACGATGGGCATCCGCACGGTGATGGTCACCGGCGACAATCCGCTCACCGCCGCGGCGATCGCCGCCGAGGCGGGGGTGGACGACTTCCTCGCGCAGGCGACGCCGGAGGACAAGCTGGCGCTGATCCGCAAGGAACAGCAGGGCGGCAAGCTGGTCGCGATGTGCGGCGACGGCACCAACGACGCGCCCGCATTGGCGCAGGCCGATGTCGGCGTCGCGATGAACACCGGCACGCAGGCGGCGCGCGAGGCGGGCAATATGGTCGACCTCGACAGCGATCCGACCAAGCTCATCGAGGTGGTCGGGCTCGGCAAGCAGTTGCTGATGACGCGCGGCGCGCTGACCACCTTCTCGGTCGCCAACGACGTCGCCAAATATTTCGCGATCATCCCGGCGATGTTCGTCGCGCTCTACCCCGGGCTCGGCGTGCTCAACGTGATGGGGCTGGCGACGCCGCAATCGGCGATCCTCAGCGCGATCATCTTCAACGCGCTGATCATCCCGCTGCTCGTGCCGCTGGCGCTGAAGGGCGTGGCGTACAAGCCGATGGCGGCGGGGCCGCTGCTCGCACGCAACCTGGCGGTCTACGGGCTCGGCGGGCTGCTCGCCCCCTTCGCGGGGATCAAGCTGATCGACCTCGCCGTGGGCGGCCTGGGACTGGCGTAA